In the uncultured Methanobacterium sp. genome, one interval contains:
- a CDS encoding cyclase family protein, with amino-acid sequence MQNKEKTSGNDYKYLRISYTLTEDTPVHPDLTKIKITPKTQINEGADYNTSVITVENHSGTHVDAPAHFLKNGRPIFTYDPDELIFHKPIILECPKKPDEIINPEDLAPLLGNFEDDTLDFDCVLILTGFGKYREKDPEMYLTKNPGVAPETAHYLRRKLPKLKCLAIDTVSMSRYGRMQEMIDLHQTAFRTQEDLGKPLLFVEDLNLLAIEQGMILDELMVIPWQVEGIDSAPCTVLVKIRL; translated from the coding sequence ATGCAAAATAAAGAGAAGACTTCTGGGAATGATTATAAGTACTTGAGAATATCCTACACCCTCACCGAAGACACCCCAGTCCACCCTGACCTCACTAAAATAAAAATAACCCCCAAAACCCAGATTAATGAGGGAGCAGATTACAATACTTCAGTTATAACTGTTGAAAATCATTCAGGGACCCATGTGGATGCACCAGCTCATTTCCTGAAAAATGGACGTCCTATATTTACTTATGATCCCGATGAACTAATTTTTCACAAACCAATTATTTTGGAATGTCCTAAAAAGCCAGATGAAATTATAAATCCAGAAGATCTGGCCCCACTCCTCGGAAACTTTGAAGATGATACTTTGGATTTTGACTGTGTCTTAATACTCACTGGATTTGGAAAGTATCGTGAAAAGGACCCTGAAATGTACCTGACTAAAAATCCAGGAGTGGCACCAGAAACTGCTCATTACCTCCGTCGCAAACTCCCTAAACTGAAATGTCTGGCCATAGACACAGTTTCCATGTCCCGGTACGGTAGGATGCAGGAAATGATTGACCTTCACCAGACTGCCTTCCGGACACAGGAAGATTTGGGTAAACCCCTACTTTTTGTGGAGGACCTAAATTTACTGGCTATAGAGCAAGGCATGATTTTGGATGAACTGATGGTCATTCCATGGCAGGTTGAGGGAATTGACAGTGCTCCCTGTACTGTACTGGTTAAAATTAGATTATAA
- a CDS encoding TIGR00303 family protein, giving the protein MDKSVRSFGSQDKLHKLQNKDSLFLCVIATTLTSRIPGITGAGASPELTDYTPAADVELILHGAPKCLPEIPQTVVDGGAAPTPAVITKASLEMADIPFLVADAGSAVKPGIPYVNINDKQGETIVTGKAVSNPQEIFNKGMILGKTLSKLTDHLVIGESTPAGTTTALGVLEAMGYEAWGKISGSTPENPHTLKRQTVEQGLEAAGLANEIPLDPFQAVGAVGDPMIPAVAGITAGSTVPVTLAGGTQMTAVCAFLKEAVEDFNFQDVSIATTIFVATDETADINYIARQIAPIDIFAVDPGFEKSENQGLQKYTQGAVKEGAGAGGAMFAAQLKGVHIDDIRFKTEELCREIF; this is encoded by the coding sequence ATGGATAAATCTGTTAGGAGTTTCGGTTCACAAGATAAACTCCATAAACTGCAGAATAAGGATTCATTATTTTTATGTGTTATTGCCACTACTTTAACTTCACGGATACCTGGAATAACCGGTGCAGGAGCATCACCTGAATTAACTGATTACACTCCAGCGGCTGATGTGGAGTTAATTCTTCACGGTGCCCCTAAGTGTCTTCCAGAGATACCTCAAACTGTGGTGGATGGTGGAGCTGCACCCACTCCTGCAGTGATTACAAAAGCCTCATTGGAAATGGCTGACATTCCCTTTCTGGTTGCTGATGCAGGATCAGCTGTTAAACCTGGAATTCCTTACGTGAATATCAATGATAAGCAGGGCGAGACTATTGTAACCGGTAAAGCCGTTAGTAATCCTCAGGAAATATTTAATAAAGGAATGATATTGGGAAAAACTCTTTCCAAGCTTACCGATCACCTGGTAATTGGTGAAAGCACCCCTGCAGGAACCACTACTGCTCTGGGCGTTCTGGAAGCCATGGGCTATGAAGCCTGGGGGAAAATCAGTGGAAGCACACCAGAAAACCCCCACACACTGAAACGTCAAACAGTTGAACAGGGATTAGAAGCTGCGGGTTTGGCCAATGAAATCCCACTGGATCCATTCCAGGCAGTGGGAGCAGTGGGTGATCCCATGATCCCTGCGGTGGCTGGAATCACCGCAGGCAGCACAGTACCGGTCACATTGGCTGGCGGGACCCAGATGACTGCAGTGTGCGCATTCCTTAAGGAAGCAGTGGAAGATTTCAATTTTCAGGATGTTTCCATAGCCACCACTATTTTTGTGGCCACCGATGAAACTGCGGATATCAATTACATAGCCCGACAGATCGCACCCATAGACATCTTCGCAGTTGATCCTGGATTTGAAAAATCCGAAAACCAGGGACTTCAAAAGTACACCCAGGGCGCGGTGAAAGAAGGTGCTGGTGCTGGTGGGGCAATGTTTGCTGCTCAGCTTAAAGGTGTTCACATTGATGATATAAGGTTCAAAACCGAGGAATTATGCCGGGAAATTTTTTAA